A DNA window from Niabella yanshanensis contains the following coding sequences:
- a CDS encoding GSCFA domain-containing protein: protein MDFMSPIHIPKLPEPVAYGNKLLLIGSCFTEHIGNALADYKFNVLQNPHGILFEPASVRHSLISYIENKRYTEADLFYLNEIWSSWHHHSRFSHINKERALDAMNQSVEQAHHFLKDCDWVVITLGSAFSYILSSDNPEKERYDLHVANCHRAPGQWFYKKLLGIEEIIAAMDNTYHRLRTFNPKIKILFTVSPVRHLRDGVTENNRSKARLIEVVHHMVDKFPGVYYFPAYELVIDVLRDYRFYDIDLAHPNYQATEFVLEKFTEACIDDASKPIMKEVRQVSIARRHKAFQPDTHAHQQFLKAHYEKAKGLMEKYPFLNLKEEMDYFSGMN, encoded by the coding sequence ATGGATTTTATGTCCCCGATACATATTCCGAAATTGCCGGAGCCGGTTGCTTATGGAAATAAGTTGCTGCTGATTGGTTCTTGTTTTACTGAGCATATCGGCAATGCGCTGGCGGATTATAAGTTCAATGTACTGCAGAATCCGCACGGGATATTGTTTGAGCCGGCCAGTGTAAGGCATAGCCTGATATCTTATATAGAAAACAAAAGGTATACAGAGGCCGACCTCTTTTATTTAAACGAGATCTGGAGCTCCTGGCATCATCATTCCCGCTTTTCTCACATCAATAAGGAAAGAGCGCTGGATGCCATGAATCAGTCGGTTGAGCAGGCGCATCATTTTTTAAAAGATTGCGATTGGGTGGTTATTACACTGGGTTCTGCTTTTTCCTATATTTTATCTTCTGATAATCCTGAAAAGGAGCGCTACGATCTGCATGTAGCCAATTGCCACCGGGCACCGGGGCAATGGTTTTATAAAAAGCTGTTAGGCATTGAGGAGATCATAGCGGCTATGGACAATACCTATCATCGGCTGAGAACCTTTAATCCTAAAATAAAAATACTGTTCACGGTTAGTCCTGTAAGGCATTTGCGGGATGGCGTTACCGAGAACAATCGCAGCAAAGCCCGTTTGATAGAAGTAGTACACCATATGGTGGATAAATTTCCGGGGGTGTATTATTTTCCCGCTTATGAATTAGTGATTGATGTGCTTCGCGATTATCGTTTTTATGACATAGACCTGGCGCATCCCAATTACCAGGCTACAGAGTTTGTTCTGGAGAAATTTACAGAAGCCTGTATTGACGATGCTTCCAAGCCTATAATGAAAGAAGTGAGGCAGGTGTCCATTGCCAGGCGGCATAAAGCTTTTCAGCCCGATACCCACGCTCATCAACAGTTCCTGAAAGCGCATTATGAAAAGGCAAAAGGATTGATGGAAAAGTATCCGTTTCTGAACCTGAAAGAAGAAATGGACTATTTTTCCGGTATGAATTAA
- the rlmB gene encoding 23S rRNA (guanosine(2251)-2'-O)-methyltransferase RlmB, with amino-acid sequence MKNFRSPQRPKKSSLIAGAAAIIDALQQGKALDKIYVDAKLVSAELSVLRKLATELAVPLNYVPPQKLNSFNVEGHGGCIAQIAKVQYQNLQDIISFVVEQGQTPLFLILDGITDIRNIGGIARTAWCCGVNAIIIPDKGVGALNEDAILTSAGALEKIPVCRVNSLMKAVDELHMNGITVFASEMTASKNIADCDFSIPAAIIMGSEEKGVYPALLKICDERISIPMKNNFESLNVSVATGMILYEVMKQRGGNE; translated from the coding sequence GTGAAAAATTTCAGGTCGCCGCAAAGGCCCAAAAAAAGTTCGTTAATTGCAGGCGCTGCCGCAATTATTGACGCTTTGCAACAAGGCAAAGCCTTAGACAAAATTTATGTAGATGCCAAACTGGTAAGCGCAGAATTGTCTGTATTGAGGAAGCTGGCTACTGAGCTGGCCGTGCCGCTCAACTATGTGCCGCCTCAAAAGCTTAATAGCTTTAACGTAGAAGGCCATGGTGGTTGCATCGCACAAATAGCAAAAGTGCAGTACCAGAATTTGCAGGATATTATATCTTTCGTGGTAGAGCAGGGGCAAACGCCTTTATTTCTGATCCTTGACGGTATCACCGATATACGTAATATTGGAGGTATCGCCCGTACAGCCTGGTGCTGTGGCGTTAATGCAATTATCATTCCCGATAAAGGTGTGGGGGCGCTGAATGAAGATGCTATCCTTACTTCGGCAGGCGCTTTGGAGAAGATCCCTGTATGCCGCGTTAACAGCCTGATGAAGGCCGTAGATGAGCTGCATATGAATGGCATCACGGTTTTCGCAAGCGAAATGACCGCATCAAAGAATATTGCAGATTGTGACTTTTCCATACCTGCGGCTATTATAATGGGGAGTGAGGAAAAAGGGGTTTACCCGGCATTGCTTAAAATATGCGATGAGCGTATCAGCATTCCTATGAAAAATAACTTTGAAAGCCTGAACGTTTCAGTTGCCACAGGGATGATATTATATGAAGTGATGAAGCAACGGGGTGGTAATGAATAG
- a CDS encoding DUF4112 domain-containing protein, whose product MSESRQNIPAPINNDPRLKMVQRVTRLMDEQFSVGGFKFGLDPILNLIPVAGDVSSYIISITLIITMAQHGASGRVAMKMLANATLDALVGSIPVLGWIFDFSYKANTRNLKLLTEHYTEGKHRGSAKPVIISILIIMLLVLTLLVYLVIKLFQWLEALIMT is encoded by the coding sequence ATGTCAGAAAGCCGGCAAAATATACCCGCTCCCATCAATAACGACCCCAGGCTGAAAATGGTACAAAGGGTGACACGTTTGATGGACGAGCAGTTTTCCGTTGGGGGATTTAAGTTCGGACTGGATCCTATACTCAACCTGATTCCTGTTGCGGGTGACGTAAGCAGCTACATTATATCAATTACCCTGATCATCACCATGGCGCAACATGGCGCTTCAGGAAGAGTAGCTATGAAGATGCTGGCCAATGCTACCTTAGATGCCCTGGTGGGCTCCATACCGGTTTTAGGGTGGATTTTTGATTTTTCCTACAAGGCCAATACCCGCAACCTGAAACTGCTGACGGAACATTATACTGAGGGAAAACATCGGGGAAGCGCAAAGCCGGTCATTATTTCTATTCTTATTATTATGTTGTTGGTGCTAACACTGCTGGTATACCTGGTAATAAAGCTATTCCAGTGGCTGGAAGCGCTTATTATGACCTGA
- a CDS encoding NUDIX domain-containing protein, protein MSEIENPWKVTGKKEVYSNPWISLTEFDVVNPGGGKGIYGKVHFKNAAIGVIALDEDLNTYLVGQYRFVLDAYSWEIPEGGCPEDQETYLEAAQRELLEEAGLTADNWTELLRFHLSNSVCDEHGIIFLARKLKQGLASPEETEQDMRSKKVPFSEAVAMVNDGRITDSISIMAIQKVQLMILLKEI, encoded by the coding sequence ATGAGCGAGATAGAAAACCCGTGGAAGGTAACCGGTAAGAAAGAAGTGTATAGTAATCCCTGGATCAGTCTTACCGAATTTGATGTTGTGAACCCGGGCGGAGGAAAAGGGATTTATGGAAAAGTGCATTTTAAAAATGCCGCGATTGGTGTTATCGCCCTGGATGAGGATTTGAATACCTATCTCGTGGGACAGTATCGGTTTGTTCTGGATGCTTATAGCTGGGAAATACCGGAAGGTGGTTGCCCGGAAGACCAGGAGACCTACCTTGAAGCTGCACAGCGGGAATTATTGGAGGAAGCAGGCTTAACAGCAGATAACTGGACGGAATTATTGCGTTTTCACTTGTCGAATTCGGTTTGCGATGAACATGGCATCATTTTTTTAGCTAGAAAACTGAAGCAAGGTTTGGCTTCGCCCGAGGAAACAGAGCAGGACATGCGATCTAAAAAAGTTCCATTTAGTGAAGCCGTGGCTATGGTAAACGATGGTCGTATTACCGATTCTATTTCCATTATGGCTATACAGAAGGTGCAGTTAATGATCCTTTTAAAAGAGATTTAA
- a CDS encoding superoxide dismutase family protein, protein MKRSHLLLSGMIALAALTSCGSGANTNSDEATGGDSAVVATDSTDILPSADGTLVATANLMSTADSTQQIGTAQFYQLDSTQIRLDLVIDDKARADSNVAVHFHEHGDCSNKGEGAHGHWNPTKEQHGEWGSAAYHSGDIGNIKLDNNGHATKSVTTDRWSITDKAVNNVIGLGIIVHGGTDDYKTQPTGNSGPRVGCGVIVKQ, encoded by the coding sequence ATGAAACGTTCTCATTTACTATTGAGCGGTATGATAGCTCTCGCCGCGCTGACATCCTGCGGTAGCGGAGCTAATACCAACAGCGATGAAGCTACAGGCGGCGATTCTGCCGTAGTGGCAACAGACAGTACCGATATACTTCCTTCGGCAGATGGCACATTGGTAGCTACAGCTAACCTGATGTCTACAGCCGACTCTACGCAACAAATTGGGACGGCTCAATTCTACCAGTTAGACAGTACACAAATACGCCTTGACCTGGTAATTGATGATAAAGCGAGAGCAGACAGTAATGTAGCCGTACATTTTCACGAACATGGCGATTGCAGCAATAAAGGAGAAGGCGCTCATGGACACTGGAACCCGACCAAAGAGCAGCATGGCGAGTGGGGATCCGCTGCTTACCATTCTGGCGACATCGGCAATATTAAATTAGACAATAATGGTCACGCTACTAAATCAGTAACTACCGACAGATGGAGCATTACTGACAAAGCAGTGAACAATGTAATCGGCCTGGGCATTATTGTGCATGGCGGCACCGACGATTATAAAACACAGCCAACCGGCAATTCTGGTCCGCGCGTTGGTTGTGGTGTTATTGTAAAACAATAA
- a CDS encoding porin family protein produces MKKVFLLGLMSATLCLGLNAQRSVYNRDVRFGFKIDPVFANSFRAAENDIERSGSGFGVNYGLMADILFSDGRGAFATGLEVAHASSELIYSTSSRGLKRAEAAGVDQSYKLKLQYLQIPLSVKLKTNQNNGFRFWGQFGTYMGALLKSRMDYSYGSTSESNVNAMKNTNKVNMGLLVGAGGEYEVAPKTDLFFGIGMENGFTDITANKDWKDGKVGLNRWAIRLGMFF; encoded by the coding sequence ATGAAAAAAGTATTTTTATTAGGTTTGATGTCAGCTACCCTGTGTTTAGGTCTTAACGCTCAAAGATCGGTTTACAACAGAGATGTAAGGTTTGGATTTAAGATTGATCCGGTATTCGCCAATTCTTTCCGGGCAGCCGAAAATGATATAGAACGCAGTGGCAGTGGTTTTGGTGTAAACTATGGCCTGATGGCTGATATTTTGTTTAGTGATGGTCGCGGTGCATTTGCCACAGGTTTGGAAGTGGCACATGCTTCGTCTGAATTAATTTACAGCACCAGCAGCAGGGGATTAAAAAGGGCTGAGGCAGCAGGCGTCGATCAGAGTTACAAGCTAAAGCTGCAATACCTGCAAATTCCTTTAAGTGTGAAGTTAAAAACCAACCAGAATAATGGTTTTAGATTCTGGGGACAGTTTGGTACTTACATGGGAGCTTTGTTAAAGTCAAGAATGGATTATTCTTATGGTTCGACATCAGAAAGCAATGTTAACGCCATGAAGAATACCAATAAAGTAAATATGGGCCTTTTAGTGGGTGCCGGTGGCGAGTATGAAGTAGCTCCTAAAACAGACCTGTTCTTTGGTATTGGTATGGAAAACGGGTTTACAGATATTACAGCTAATAAGGATTGGAAAGATGGCAAAGTAGGATTGAACCGGTGGGCTATTCGTTTGGGAATGTTCTTTTAG
- the murB gene encoding UDP-N-acetylmuramate dehydrogenase encodes MSIQIEDNKSLKSFNTFSMNVQASHFVTVSDREEVRASLQWATGKGLPSFILGGGSNILFTKDVDGLVIQNSIKGIEKVYEDEEYVHLKVGGGEAWHRFVLYCLDHNYAGVENLALIPGLAGASPMQNIGAYGVEIKEVFHELTAIHRATLEEVQFSNKDCEFGYRESVFKHRYKDQFVITDVTYKLSKKPVFKVEYGAIKQELEKAAVQDLSIQAIANAVIAIRSSKLPDPKDIGNAGSFFKNPSVSKEQFEILKLMFPEIVAYENPDHTMKLAAGWLIEQAGLKGFRKGDAGVHARQALVLVNYGNASGAEILETCSLVQDAVYERFGVELAPEVNIV; translated from the coding sequence ATGAGTATCCAGATAGAAGATAATAAATCCCTAAAATCGTTCAATACATTTAGCATGAACGTGCAGGCCAGTCATTTTGTAACGGTTTCGGACAGAGAGGAGGTAAGGGCTTCGTTACAATGGGCTACCGGTAAAGGGTTGCCATCCTTTATACTGGGAGGTGGCAGCAATATCCTCTTTACAAAAGATGTGGATGGCCTGGTGATACAAAATAGCATAAAAGGCATTGAAAAGGTATACGAAGATGAAGAATATGTGCATCTGAAAGTAGGGGGGGGAGAGGCCTGGCACCGGTTTGTTTTATATTGCCTGGATCATAACTATGCAGGTGTTGAAAACCTGGCGCTGATCCCCGGGCTGGCAGGGGCATCGCCTATGCAAAACATTGGCGCTTATGGTGTAGAAATAAAGGAAGTTTTTCATGAGCTTACAGCTATTCATAGAGCAACTTTAGAAGAAGTACAGTTTTCTAATAAAGATTGCGAATTCGGATACCGTGAAAGCGTTTTTAAACACCGGTATAAAGATCAGTTCGTTATAACTGATGTCACTTATAAGCTAAGCAAAAAGCCGGTATTTAAGGTAGAGTATGGCGCTATAAAGCAGGAGCTGGAAAAGGCTGCCGTACAGGACCTGTCCATACAGGCGATTGCTAATGCTGTTATTGCTATACGGTCTTCCAAGCTGCCTGATCCGAAAGACATAGGCAATGCGGGTAGTTTTTTTAAAAATCCATCTGTTTCAAAAGAGCAATTTGAAATATTGAAGCTTATGTTTCCCGAAATAGTAGCTTATGAAAACCCTGATCATACCATGAAGCTCGCTGCCGGTTGGCTGATAGAACAAGCCGGCTTAAAAGGCTTTAGAAAAGGTGATGCGGGTGTACATGCCCGTCAGGCCCTGGTATTGGTGAATTATGGGAACGCCAGTGGAGCAGAAATTTTAGAGACCTGCAGTTTGGTGCAAGATGCTGTATATGAGAGATTTGGTGTAGAACTTGCGCCGGAGGTTAATATTGTGTAA
- a CDS encoding TetR/AcrR family transcriptional regulator: MTTRDHIISTADGLIRDKGYNAFSFVDVARIVGIKKPSIHHHFPRKTDLGIAVIEYHIKGLEQIQQETQDKTALERLERFFLIYTDIKCQNKVCIVGSLSTDYNTLEPEVQEKIKEFSDAFLTWVTDILKEGRQAGVFHFDESPRTRAILIIAGMMSILKLSRLTGEKDFSLIKKTLRQGLLK, translated from the coding sequence ATGACAACACGGGACCACATCATTTCTACCGCCGACGGCCTGATCAGAGACAAGGGGTACAATGCTTTCAGCTTTGTTGATGTAGCCCGGATTGTGGGCATTAAAAAGCCTTCGATCCATCACCACTTTCCCCGCAAAACAGATTTGGGCATTGCTGTAATTGAATATCATATTAAAGGCCTGGAACAGATACAGCAGGAAACCCAGGATAAAACAGCCCTGGAGAGGTTAGAACGTTTTTTTCTGATTTATACCGATATTAAATGTCAGAATAAGGTTTGCATAGTCGGATCTCTTTCTACAGATTATAACACGCTGGAACCGGAAGTGCAGGAAAAGATAAAAGAGTTTTCTGATGCTTTTCTTACCTGGGTAACCGACATTTTAAAAGAAGGCCGGCAGGCAGGTGTTTTTCATTTTGATGAATCGCCCAGAACAAGAGCTATTTTAATCATCGCCGGCATGATGTCCATCTTGAAGCTTTCAAGACTAACCGGCGAGAAAGATTTTAGCCTGATAAAGAAAACCCTGCGGCAGGGATTATTGAAATAA